The following proteins are encoded in a genomic region of Zea mays cultivar B73 chromosome 9, Zm-B73-REFERENCE-NAM-5.0, whole genome shotgun sequence:
- the LOC103638487 gene encoding heavy metal-associated isoprenylated plant protein 29 isoform X2, producing MHVSIDCDGCEDNVRKALEKLKGVHHVSIDRMHGKVTVTGSVSQRKALRAARRTGKLAVLWPSAYNNPSYHQAHAMRAYYQYQYQANKPAQAQQHQYYSSVQRAGKNSGGISAVATKPAGHQYPQSKASSYNYHVHGYYDSELYGYYHDHEQPGDVVPAAVRSYFSDENPSACSIM from the exons ATGCATGTGAGCATCGACTGCGATGGCTGCGAGGACAACGTCAGGAAGGCCCTGGAAAAGCTCAAAG GAGTGCACCACGTAAGCATCGACAGGATGCACGGCAAGGTGACTGTCACTGGGTCGGTGAGCCAGAGGAAGGCGCTCCGCGCGGCGCGGCGCACGGGCAAGCTCGCCGTGCTGTGGCCGTCCGCCTACAACAACCCGTCGTACCACCAAGCCCACGCGATGCGGGCCTACTACCAGTACCAGTACCAGGCCAATAAGCCCGCGCAAGCGCAGCAGCACCAGTACTACAGCAGCGTCCAGCGCGCCGGCAAGAACAGCGGCGGCATCTCGGCGGTGGCTACGAAGCCGGCGGGGCATCAGTACCCCCAGTCCAAGGCCAGCTCCTACAACTACCATGTCCACGGGTACTATGACTCCGAGCTGTACGGGTACTACCACGACCACGAGCAGCCCGGCGACGTAGTGCCAGCCGCCGTGCGGTCCTACTTCAGCGACGAGAACCCGAGTGCTTGCTCGATCATGTAG
- the LOC103638487 gene encoding heavy metal-associated isoprenylated plant protein 29 isoform X1, with the protein MTIVEMHVSIDCDGCEDNVRKALEKLKGVHHVSIDRMHGKVTVTGSVSQRKALRAARRTGKLAVLWPSAYNNPSYHQAHAMRAYYQYQYQANKPAQAQQHQYYSSVQRAGKNSGGISAVATKPAGHQYPQSKASSYNYHVHGYYDSELYGYYHDHEQPGDVVPAAVRSYFSDENPSACSIM; encoded by the exons ATGACG ATCGTAGAGATGCATGTGAGCATCGACTGCGATGGCTGCGAGGACAACGTCAGGAAGGCCCTGGAAAAGCTCAAAG GAGTGCACCACGTAAGCATCGACAGGATGCACGGCAAGGTGACTGTCACTGGGTCGGTGAGCCAGAGGAAGGCGCTCCGCGCGGCGCGGCGCACGGGCAAGCTCGCCGTGCTGTGGCCGTCCGCCTACAACAACCCGTCGTACCACCAAGCCCACGCGATGCGGGCCTACTACCAGTACCAGTACCAGGCCAATAAGCCCGCGCAAGCGCAGCAGCACCAGTACTACAGCAGCGTCCAGCGCGCCGGCAAGAACAGCGGCGGCATCTCGGCGGTGGCTACGAAGCCGGCGGGGCATCAGTACCCCCAGTCCAAGGCCAGCTCCTACAACTACCATGTCCACGGGTACTATGACTCCGAGCTGTACGGGTACTACCACGACCACGAGCAGCCCGGCGACGTAGTGCCAGCCGCCGTGCGGTCCTACTTCAGCGACGAGAACCCGAGTGCTTGCTCGATCATGTAG